The following is a genomic window from Pseudomonadota bacterium.
CGACTCAAAACCATAATCGATACGGTAGGCCAAATAATGGCCAGCCAACAAATCTCGAGGGTCAAACCCACGAATAGGCAACGTGAGTTTTTGGCCTTGAGTCGCAACCCATACGTTCCACAAGACAAATCCGGCCAAACATAGTATTGGAAACATTAGGGCCGCGCCGAAACGATACTTGCCACTCATTTAGGCACACCCTCCAGCCATGACATCACATTATGACGCTTCCGATACCAAATGAGAGTTGTAAGTAAAATTAACACACCAACGCATATCAATCCGACTGCAGTGATAGCTAATCCCCCAAAAGCATCAATGTAGAACGTTAACATTCTGATCCCAATCAGTACCAAGAGAAATTGGGCCGCGCCGCGCCGACCAGCACGAGCCATATCTGTTGCGCAAAACCCAAATAACAAGATTACAAAAACCGATCCAAGGTATGGAACACCATTGGTTAGGCAAGCGAGAGCAAGAAAACACAAGTAAATCCCCAACTGGACCCCAATCAATATCAAACGTGCACGGGGAAATATTTCCCAAAACCAAGCGATTGCGAATAAGAACAATGACAATAACACCCCAAATGATACCATTAACGAAGCACCGGATAATTCGTCCTTATTTGTTGGATTAGCAGTTTCCCAACTCAGACATATGTCAAAAATAACTATTGCGCTGAACCACGCAAACACTGTTATTGCCCGCAACGCCCATTCAAAATTATCAAAACGCCTCAGTTTGTTGAGCGCTACTAGCCCAATCGCTGTAGTTATCGGTAATATGCCTACTAATCCGATTACGGTGCTTTGATCTAGCCAGCCAAGCTGGTCCATCCACTCAACGATCGGTATTACGAGCCCCACCACCAACATTACCCATGACCAAAGAGCAGGGACCAGACGAAACTGAGCCATAACTGTTATAGGTGCCACAATAAGGCCCCAAAAAAGCAATGCATGATCAAGCCTGCCCGAAAGATTAAAGGTCTGACTAATTAAGCCAATGGCTGCAAGACAGGCTATTAGAAATGCGAATATGAATAGATCGGCCCCCGTAGGATTATTACGCATTTTCATTGCCCAAGCCGCAAGTGCAATGGTAACCAAAAGCACGAACATTAGCCCAAGCATAATTGCATCGGGGATGTTTTCCCAATGCGAAGCAACCAGTGCAATAACGCCTATCCCTATTGAAGTAACTGCAAGACCAAGCAGTCCACGCAATAACCAGCTGGATTGTCCAGCTTCAAATTTCTCTATTGCGAAGACTTGCTGCTCATCTATAAGACCTGCC
Proteins encoded in this region:
- a CDS encoding DUF2157 domain-containing protein gives rise to the protein MVRLRRRLNKWCGAGLIDEQQVFAIEKFEAGQSSWLLRGLLGLAVTSIGIGVIALVASHWENIPDAIMLGLMFVLLVTIALAAWAMKMRNNPTGADLFIFAFLIACLAAIGLISQTFNLSGRLDHALLFWGLIVAPITVMAQFRLVPALWSWVMLVVGLVIPIVEWMDQLGWLDQSTVIGLVGILPITTAIGLVALNKLRRFDNFEWALRAITVFAWFSAIVIFDICLSWETANPTNKDELSGASLMVSFGVLLSLFLFAIAWFWEIFPRARLILIGVQLGIYLCFLALACLTNGVPYLGSVFVILLFGFCATDMARAGRRGAAQFLLVLIGIRMLTFYIDAFGGLAITAVGLICVGVLILLTTLIWYRKRHNVMSWLEGVPK